From a single Ascaphus truei isolate aAscTru1 chromosome 2, aAscTru1.hap1, whole genome shotgun sequence genomic region:
- the LOC142488429 gene encoding uncharacterized protein LOC142488429, with the protein MKSEREEPDTEEHLTPIKEEIDAFPVCGFPVVVPESLEIKSEKEETDTEEHLTPIKSETVPFPVSEIGLKEEQNLSSDISRSCLTPRSPEVPKNNDSCHILETCKEPVPHDGEFTDLVQHTAETDSKYGSSKRYARDLRRSRGVQPFLCCQCGKSFSLDRDLLTHLCVPAREQTFTDGGSSFSLQGKLLPHQMIQTAVTPFTCTVCGKQLSTKRTLRKHERIHTGEKPFPCTECGKQFGIKSSLLRHQIIHTGEKPFTCAECSKSFSRKTDLCNHERIHTGEKPFTCTECGNQFSTKWNLLIHQRVHTGEKPFTCTECGKQFSIKRNLLIHQRVHTGEKPFTCTECGKSFSQKGELLDHERIHTGEKPFTCTECGKQFSTKSNLLIHQRVHTGEKSFTCTVCGKQLSTKRTLRKHERIHTGEKPFPCTECGKQFGIKSSLLRHQIIHTGEKTFTCAECSKSFSRKTDLRNHERIHTGEKPFTCTECGNQFSTKWNLLIHQRVHTGEKPFTCTECGKQFSIKRNLLIHQRVHTGEKPFTCTEFGKSFSQKGELLDHERIHTGEKPFTCTESGKQFSTKSHLLSHQMTHTGEKPFTCAECSKNFSTKAELLIHERIHTGEKPITCTECGKQFSKKNHLLRHQMTHTGEKPFTCADCSKSFSQKTDLRNHEQIHTGEKPFTCTECGEQFRIKSILLTHHMNHTGEKPFTCAECSKSFSTKRDLLNHEKVHTGEKPFTCSECGKQFSIKTSLLRHQMTHTGEKLFTCTKCSKSFSQKTDLRNHERIHTGEKPFTCTECGKQFSTRSQLCRHQMTHTGEKPFTCSECGKTFSQMSNLLTHHRIHTREKPFPCTQCGESFSQRISLLSHMRIHT; encoded by the coding sequence agaTCGGCCTGAAAGAGGAACAGAACTTGAGCTCTGATATATCCAGAAGCTGTCTGACTCCTCGCAGCCCAGAAGTGCCAAAAAACAATGATTCCTGCCACATTTTAGAAACGTGcaaggaaccagtgccacatgatggtgaatttacagaccttgtacagcacacagcagagacggactctaaatatgggtccagcaaaaggtatgcaagagatttaagaagaagccgtggtgttcagccttttctctgttgtcagtgtggcaaaagcttctcactggacagggacctgctcacacacctttgtgtccccGCTAGAGAGCAAACCTTTACAGATGGTGGGAGCAGTTTCTCACTGCAGGGGAAACTTCTTccacaccagatgattcagacagcagtgactccttttacttgtacagtgtgtgggaaacagttaAGTACCAAGAGGACCCTACGCaaacatgagcggattcatacaggggagaaaccattcccatgtacagagtgtgggaaacaattcggTATTAAGAGcagcctcctcagacaccagattattcatacaggagagaaaccattcacatgtgcggagtgtagtaaaagcttttctcggaagacaGATCTCTgcaaccatgagcggattcatacaggggagaaaccattcacatgtacagagtgtgggaaccAATTCAGTACTAAGTGGAACCTCCTCATTCACCAGCgtgttcatacaggggagaaaccattcacatgtacagagtgtgggaaacaattcagtattaagaggAACCTCCTCATTCACCAGCGtgttcatacaggagagaaaccattcacatgtacagagtgtggtaaaagcttttctcagaagGGGGAGCTTCTcgaccatgagcggattcatacaggtgagaaaccattcacatgtacagagtgtgggaaacaattcagtactaagagtAACCTCCTCATTCACCAGCgtgttcatacaggggagaaatcattcacatgtacagtgtgtgggaaacagttaAGTACCAAGAGGACCCTACGCaaacatgagcggattcatacaggggagaaaccattcccatgtacagagtgtgggaaacaattcggTATTAAGAGcagcctcctcagacaccagattattcatacaggagagaaaacattcacatgtgcagagtgtagtaaaagcttttctcggaagacaGATCTCCgcaaccatgagcggattcatacaggggagaaaccattcacatgtacagagtgtgggaaccAATTCAGTACTAAGTGGAACCTCCTCATTCACCAGCgtgttcatacaggggagaaaccattcacatgtacagagtgtgggaaacaattcagtattaagaggAACCTCCTCATTCACCAGCGtgttcatacaggagagaaaccattcacatgtacagagtttggtaaaagcttttctcagaagGGGGAGCTTCTcgaccatgagcggattcatacaggtgagaaaccattcacatgtacagagtctgggaaacaattcagtactaagagccacctcctcagtcaccagatgactcatacaggagaaaaaccattcacatgtgcagagtgcaGTAAAAACTTTTCTACAAAGGCGGAGCTCCtcatccatgagcggattcatacaggggagaaaccaatcacatgtacagagtgtgggaaacaatttagtAAAAAGAaccacctcctcagacaccagatgactcatacaggagagaaaccattcacatgtgcagattgtagtaaaagcttttctcagaagACAGATCTCCGCAACCATGAgcagattcatacaggggagaaacccttcacatgtacagagtgtggggaacAATTCCGTATTAAGAGCATCCTTCTCACACACCATATGaatcatacaggagaaaaaccattcacatgtgcagagtgtagtaaaagttTTTCTACGAAGAGGGATCTCCTCAACCATGAGAaggttcatacaggggagaaaccattcacatgttcagagtgtgggaaacaattcagtattaaaaCAAGCCTCCTCaggcaccagatgactcatacaggggagaaactatTCACATGTAcaaagtgtagtaaaagcttttctcagaagACAGATCTCCgcaaccatgagcggattcatacaggggagaaacctttcacatgtacagagtgtgggaaacaattcagtactaggAGCCAACTCtgcagacaccagatgactcatacaggggagaaaccattcacatgttcagagtgtgggaaaaccTTTTCTCAAATGAGCAacctcctcacccaccacaggatTCATACACGGGAGAAACCATTTCCATGCACACAGTGTggggaaagcttttcacagagAATAAGCCTCCTTTCACACATGAGGATTCATACATGA